One Clostridium estertheticum DNA segment encodes these proteins:
- a CDS encoding TVP38/TMEM64 family protein, translated as MSKKIMNIFKVISLLIIVSIVMCAFCNIETLRQCTPENMKAFIDSYGMFSPVIYIILFTFVPLTLFPDSILAIAGGMCFGMMGGFIYTMIGAILGGTLSFFLASTLGHKVFNKFIKKDLSNLENSIKNSGFLLVFILRLIPLFPFDIISYAAGFSGVKFKDFALATLLGIIPGIFIFVNIGDKATDIRSSSFYVSLALLVGLIVISYVLKKKISLQKIKG; from the coding sequence ATGAGCAAAAAAATCATGAATATTTTCAAGGTAATATCCCTTTTAATAATTGTTTCAATTGTTATGTGTGCCTTTTGCAATATTGAAACTCTACGTCAGTGCACCCCCGAAAATATGAAAGCTTTTATAGATTCTTATGGGATGTTCTCACCTGTAATCTATATAATTTTATTTACTTTTGTACCCCTTACACTTTTTCCAGATTCAATTCTTGCAATTGCAGGCGGTATGTGTTTTGGAATGATGGGTGGCTTTATTTACACAATGATTGGGGCTATTTTAGGAGGCACGCTTTCTTTTTTTCTAGCTAGTACATTAGGTCATAAGGTATTTAACAAATTCATAAAAAAGGACTTATCAAATTTAGAAAACTCCATTAAAAATAGTGGCTTTTTACTGGTGTTCATACTTAGATTAATCCCCCTTTTTCCCTTTGATATAATTAGCTATGCAGCAGGCTTTTCAGGGGTAAAGTTTAAAGACTTTGCTTTAGCTACACTTTTAGGTATAATACCTGGTATATTTATTTTTGTAAATATCGGAGATAAAGCAACGGATATTAGATCTTCTAGTTTCTATGTGTCTTTAGCACTTTTAGTAGGACTTATTGTAATATCCTATGTTCTAAAAAAGAAAATTTCATTACAGAAAATTAAGGGCTAG
- the deoD gene encoding purine-nucleoside phosphorylase, translating to MIPTAHIEVKNEGIIAKTVLMPGDPLRAQFIAETFLENVEKFNNVRNVFGYTGTYKGRRISVMASGMGMPSIGIYSYELYNFYGVENIIRIGSCGAYTADLNLYDVILTTDAWSESTYAKVQSGCKDDIIAASLTLNIKLEKIAEDLGIKVHKHRVHSSDVFYRENFDEYKDIYETHGCTSVEMESFALFHNANVLGKKAACLLTVSDNLVTHELTTSEERQEAFTNMMKIALEMAE from the coding sequence ATGATACCAACAGCACATATTGAAGTAAAAAACGAGGGGATTATTGCAAAAACAGTATTAATGCCGGGAGATCCATTACGTGCCCAATTTATTGCAGAAACATTTTTAGAAAATGTTGAAAAATTTAATAATGTCCGTAATGTATTTGGATACACGGGTACATATAAAGGGCGTAGGATTTCTGTAATGGCTAGTGGGATGGGTATGCCTAGTATTGGTATCTACTCCTATGAACTGTATAATTTTTATGGGGTAGAAAATATTATAAGAATTGGGTCATGTGGTGCTTATACTGCTGATTTAAACTTATATGATGTAATACTTACCACTGACGCTTGGAGTGAATCCACTTACGCAAAAGTTCAAAGTGGATGCAAAGATGATATAATTGCTGCATCGCTTACGCTAAATATTAAGTTGGAGAAAATTGCAGAGGATTTAGGAATTAAAGTTCATAAGCATAGAGTTCACTCATCTGATGTATTTTATCGCGAAAATTTTGATGAGTATAAAGATATTTATGAAACTCATGGTTGTACTTCAGTAGAAATGGAATCATTTGCGCTATTCCATAATGCAAATGTATTGGGTAAGAAGGCAGCTTGTTTATTAACGGTTTCAGATAATTTAGTAACTCATGAATTAACTACCTCTGAAGAAAGACAAGAAGCCTTTACTAATATGATGAAAATAGCTTTAGAGATGGCTGAATAA